Sequence from the Bacillota bacterium genome:
CTCGCCGGATCATCTTGGAAGACTAACATTTGACCTTTCTCCTTTCACCTCGGTCTCGCGGAGGAAGACCTCTTCGATGGACTGGCCGAAGACCCTGGCGATCTTGTAAGCCAGGGTGATTGATGGGTTGTAGCGGCCGGACTCGATCGAGATGATCGTCTGGCGCGAGACGTCGACCTTGTCGGCCAAGTCCTCCTGGGTCAACCCGTGCCGCGGTTCGGGCGGTCCTGCCGCGGAAATTCCACGAGTAGGCCAGCAGGAGCAGGAATGGTATCGAGGCCAGTCGGTCAGGACGACCGTCCGTCTCCCGGGAGAGAGGCGGGTGGAGGCCGTCCGTGCGACCCTGGACCTGGCCGGGAAAACGGGGCTGCCGCCGGCCTCGATGGTCATCGACCACGTCGGTGAGGACGTGGAGGTCCGTTTGTCTTTGGGGGGAGGTGGGGGCGACGAACCCCCTACGGATGATCATCGAGGCGGTTCGC
This genomic interval carries:
- a CDS encoding helix-turn-helix transcriptional regulator, which encodes MSAAGPPEPRHGLTQEDLADKVDVSRQTIISIESGRYNPSITLAYKIARVFGQSIEEVFLRETEVKGERSNVSLPR